The nucleotide sequence ttagcacatatatagggggagcaattgctatcatttggatttcatgaaacttgtccatattcttttacacatggtaaatatgcttgggcaagcaacatggattcaattaaaatcttaattcatatctttgtgtaagggttctcatcaattaccaaaaaggggcacgtgtgaaagctctagtttggttttggttaattgatgaaaccctaagtgctaacctagtttatcaaagtgattatgagataggtagcactactccaagtgatgaagcaatggtgatgatcatgatgatggtgatggcatggtgatgatcaaatgcttgaacttggaaaagaagaaagagaaaaacaaaaggctcaaggcaaagatataaatagtaggagccattttgttttagtgattaagacacttagcgagtgtgatcacatttaggatcgatagccgtactattaagaggggtgaaactcatatcgaaatgcggttatcaaagtgccactagatgctctaactcattgcatatgcatttaggatctagtggagtgctaacacccttgaaaatatttgtgaaaatgtgctaacatatgtgcacaaggtgatacacttgatggttggcacatttgaacaaggattagaaacttcaccggtggagtgttcgcctgtagagtgcggacaatccgacgatgccaccgacgctctatatagaaaagatggaggtcactgtaactgaccggacgctggtctcggtagaaCCGGCGTGTCCAGACAGTGGTAGCAGTGAGCATGCAGTTTTGGTCTTCTGATCGGACGTTGGCAtgagaaatgaccgaacgctcagggcctgagtccggtcagtatgacgtatgatgacatATGCAGCACACAGGGGAGAtgttgagtgaccgaacgctgggtgagtccggtcgagcatggatTTTCGTgaatggatgcttactggaaacgaccggacgctggggttctacGTCCAgtcacttcgaagcagcgcgtccggtcacaacttaaatgtactgatgactattgagatcgggcgatcagcgtttgaagcaggggacatgtggcacacatcgcgtgaccgaacgctggggtccagtgtccgatcgatCTGACCTGCGCGTTCGGTCCTCCcatttttcagtggactgaggagccaacagctctattttgtgggggcttctatttaagccctatggctggctcaagctcactctcttggccatttgcattgacatagcaaccttgtgggcTTAGCCAAAGCcgttccactcatctccatcattgattcatcatctttgtgagattgggagagaatccaagtgcattgcttaagtgattgcatctagtggcacttggtatttgtgtttcactgtgggattcacttgttactcttggtgattgccgccacctagacggcttggagcaacgaggattattgagcgaaggttggtgattgtctccggctctggttatggtgattgtgaggggtcttgtgccttccccggcggagcgccgaaaggtaactctagtggattgctcgtgtcattaagttacctcacttgtgggtaggttcttgcggtgtccaattatgtggacgaggttcatgcaacacttCTTAGcctccgaaccaccaagtgttggtcgacacaacggggactagcgtgtcggcaagcacgtgaacctcgggagaaaaattagttgtctctttccctttggtattctcccggtgattgatttagtatttatcttgtgattggttcactcctctacacggcggtataatcatcatactcactcatttatattcttgtaaactagttgtagcaagctctttagtgtaattagaattgagagcttgtcttgttgttttaagttcatctagtggagctctttagtgtagcaagtgtgagagctcttagtaagtagtgacatagcaaattgtgtgtctagagatcatagaaactagaattgttggataggtggctagcaacccttgtagagctagagcaagtttgcattttactatttgttatactaatcaaattgctctagttgaattgtagatttttaaataggctattcacccccccccccctttagCCATATTAGGGCCTTTCAACGTGTGTTGGCATTTTTTACaagcatttttaagggtgttagcactcactagaatctaaatgcatatgtaaagtgttagaacatctagtgggactttgataaccgcattttacgACGAGTTTCACCCcccctccttaatagtacggctatagatcctaaatgtgattacactcactaagtgtcttgatcaccaaaacaaaatagccctatcaaatatacatttgccttgaacccattttgtttttctctttctttttttcaagtctggagcttgatcatcatcacatgtccaacaCCATCACCTTGGACTTCatctttgctccaccacttggcttGAACCAACCTATCTCAATTTCACACTTAGAGCATAGATTAGTACCTAAGGTtttatcaattcatcaaaaccaagcTAGAGCTTTCACTACTTCAAGCAGGCCATTATAACCCAGAATCGGTCTAGTGCTGGTGTTGGCAACAATGTTTCCTCTGCTTCTGGCTTGGGTTCCACTCAAGGGTACAAAGTGAACTCATCTCAAGTGCATATGCCGATGTGCGTAGTGATATTGTGGTTATGGTCCGCTACAACTTGGTTCAGTAGCAGACCTGCATATGTGATGAATGGATTGCATATGTTCATATGTGTCATGTCGTATGCGATGTCATTAAAATAACTAAGGGGATGTTTGGTTCCTCCTCATcaactttagtcgttgtcccatcggatgtttggacacatgcatggagtattaaatatagactaattacgaaactaattgtacagtttgcgactaatttgcgagacgaatcttttaagtttaATTAGTCCATTATTTGACAatatagtgctacagtaacatgcgctaatgacggattcattaggcttaataaattcgtttcatggagtactgacggattttgtaatttatttttttattagtatccaaacatccTATGCAACATCCTCATTTgacaccttctaaattttagtcaccgaatCCAAATATCCCTGAATAGGAGTATTGAACAGCAAGAACAAATAAAGCACAATGTGTCGGTCTGTCTCAACTCTCAACTACGTAGATGGCAGCTGTAACTTGCTTGTTCACGTAACGGTGAAAAGTTTCCGTTACGATGGGATGGCCGCGGAAGCACGCGTAACGATGAGATGAGATACAGAAAGAACGATAAACAAAAGCGGTGTCGGAACGTGACCCTGACCCATGAGGATGCCATGAACCCATTCTTTGATGTCGATGCCTGGGCTGAAAGAACAAGAGTCGTTTTAGAGCATTTTtagtattatatatataatagtgGGAATAGGCAGGTAGTTTCAGTTCCATGCTACTTTCTTATTTTCTCTGACATAAATACTTTATTCTTTTCACTTTTTATCTTACTATTTTCAAGATTTTGGCTACCGCCTACCGCCCAGTTTTCAATTATATTTACTAAAGTATTTTGAATGAAAACATTAAAAGAAAGTATAGGCAGATTTCACTGTGAGAAGAGAGGCGCACATAAAAAATGAGCAACAAAAAAACCAAGCATTTTATAGGGAACTATAATTAGTAGTAGAACTGAACTGGTGCCACGATCGAGCTTAAAACGAGTTTGCTACCTAAGTTGGGGAGGCGTCAAATCAGACAAATATACACGTCTCGATAGCATTTCAATCCCCGCTCTCGCCGTATCTCAATCAGAGATGTCAAAACGGGTATATAGTACTTGTGTATATTTGGAACTCCTAGAGAGCAGCATGAGGATCGCGGGATTCTCTATCGGCACGTTTCTCACGCCCCACCAATCCCCGCTAATGAACTCTCTGATTATGCGTGATGGGTCGCAGCGTAACCACCAATCCCCGCATTCGCCAGACCTGCCAGCAATGATACCCTCACCAAACCGACGCTACTTGCAGGCCCCCAGCCGTCGGCCCCAAGACGACGCCCTATTCATTTGGGCTTGTTTGAGTAttattgttgtaaaaaaaaactaTTTGTTGACTGATAaatcatgacttataagccaaatacgaccgagCGAACATGTTAAGACCGAACGTGATCTGTCTGCGACAACGACGTTTTGCATTTGTTACCATTAACtgtacatttttttttttttttttgcttgactCCAGACTGGTGGTCGTCGTCTGATTGATAATACTAATTTTGCAGGCTGAAGGGCCCAGGAAATAACAGGGCAGAAAATGCAGATGAAATAATAAAGACATCAAGACCCCACGTCTTCCTGGTGAAGTCCAGCGAATTCATACGGTTATCGTGAATCTGCATCGAAATGAACACCGAATTGCGCACTGCGGACTGACTCGCGTGGGTCGTGGCTTGGTGGTCTGGTCATTGTTGGTTCAGGTCTAGCGTTCACAAAACATATGTAGTGACGGGACGGAAACTTTGGACTCAAACACTCACAGTTGACTAGCCCGGGAATTTCCTCGCAAATGAACCAGCAGCGGAATTATTAGATGCCGCAACTTTAGCCTGTGGGCATGTTAGATGACATCTAATCTAATACTGAGTTGCTAAaactttgatcaaattttaaGAGGGTTTGACTGAACACTATTCGACAACTAGAATTGCATCATTTCTGAAACGAATGAAGTAAATAAAAGGGAAAATTGGTTTATAGCACCGAAAGATCGTGAGAATCGGAAAATACCATACTTAAAAATGCCACCGAAAGATGGAACGTTCACTGGAAAGGGCATTCTGTCATGTCTCATCGCGTTGGAGGTAACGGTGTGAACTGTGAAGACGTCCTCAACCACCAGCATGAGAGGTCCTGCGTCGCGGCTAGGTCTTCGGCAAGTGCCCCTGGCTGGCTAAGGCAGTAAGGCCTAGGCAGCGGTGCAGCATTTGCTCTACTTGCAACTTGGATCCTGACTCCTGTGAAGAAAAATGAATTATTATATATATACGTATACCTATGTCCACCAAATACGACCTGTTTGGATTGCATCACAGACCGGTTCTGGAGTCATCCGAACTTAAGTCCGAACCTATAAATTTGTTTGGATTGAGGTATGGAATGAAGTCATCCGGCATGGACCGGTTCGTGCTGCAGTTTATTTTGTAGAATCAACTCGTCCGGCGGAAAAAGCAAGGAGCCACCTTGACCCGAACAGTTTGATCCGACAAACCAAACAGCCTAATAGAAAACAATGAAAAAAGGTTGTGGGATTACTAGATGACGCACCTTTAGCATATGGGCATGTTTAGATGACATCTAATACCAGTAGCGAAGCCAAAAGCTTGGTGCTCGGGCAATTCTcattatgcaaaaaaaaaaaactaggaaaTTACATGATTCTCCTTTGGtacaaagaaaattttcttttagaCTTCGGCGACGAGCCCAGCCAGCCTCGTGGGGTGGCCGGGCGGTGGCTCCACTACTGAGTTGCTAAAGCTTCGATCAAATTTTAAGAGGGTTTGACTGAACACTATTCTAGAACTAGAATTGGATCATTTCTGAAACGGATGAAGTAAATAAAAACTTTTCCCAGTCATCTCAGCTCTAAGAAGTTGCCTGACAAATGGGGTAACCAAAGGTGATGCGCCGGAGCGGGCAACCGAACTCCACTTCTCTTAACAATCCTGTCGGCACTCGGCACGACCTGCGTACCATtcatctggacaaggaaggaacTGCAGGAGCTCGTGCTCGTAGAGCAGGTCTGTGCCCTCCAGCATCTATCTGCAGCCTCGCCATATCATGTGGACGCTTTGTCCTCGAGCTTGGTTGGGAATTGGGATGTACGATGACGCTCTACTCACGCCGTCCATGCCAGGGCAAGGGAATAATTGatctatgatttttttttaaaaaggtttAGTTTAAGTCTGCACTAAATCCTAGGGATTTGGATCAAACTCACCTTTCCAAGCAAAACTTGTAGGAGCCAAAACAACAGCAGATAATTTTAATATGAAGCACACAAGAGGAGAACACGGAGTGCTTACTGAAACAGATGAATTACAGAGTCTTTTCACCTTTAATAATAACTTTTACTCTTGGCACCTGTAATCTTGGTGGTGTTCATTCTTTACCGAATTGGAGGACATACATATAGACTGAACTTTCTAACATCCTAGGAAGTGTTTTCCTTattatgacaaaaaaaaaaaagttcctcCGAAAGAGCCTGGAGAGGTGAGAAAGTTCAAGGGAATGCGGCAAACGATTTCCACAGTACTTGACACCAAACGGATCAATGGCAGAGCAAGTAGCAGTGCAAGTCCCCAGTACAATCAATTGCACTTGCATTGTATGATCGCCGCAGTTGGATTTAACCCAGAGTCACATGAAGCACTCTTCAGATCAGAAACCAGTAGCTAGTGCCAGTGAGACCGCCGAAAGGCAATCATGCCTGCAGCAGCCCATTGCCACCATCATCTCCAGCTCGGTGCCTCTGAGCAAGCAGGTACTTCTCAAATTCCTTCAGGTAGTCTAGGAGCAGCACGCATGAGAAGAGAAGGAATCCGCCAAAGTAGTTGCTgccacctccgccgcctccaccaccacccccacCTTTGCCGAAGCGGAATGGAGGGAACCCACCGCTCCCGTCATCCAGTTTTGGCCCCTGGACTTTCCCTGGAACAGTTATAAATAACACAGGTAAAATTAAGCAAATGTGGTGAGTTCGACTCTTGTCTTTGAGCAACATCACTTACCTGCTTCAAAgacaagaaaaaaaatgaattcAATTATATGTAGTATGCAAATTCTAAATTTTAACCTTTCTTATCACGTTGCATAGTTGCACTTGAAGATTTCTTTTGGACACTTTGTGTTTGAGTGGCGTTGCATCTCACAATCTGTAGTAAACAGTTGTCAAAGGAGAGGTGGTTAAACAAAGGAGCTCACAGTAAAGTAGATCATAGACAATATAAGCAAGGTAGCATTTTCACATTCAGTTTTGAATTTCACCAACTGATGGTTACCATTACAAGTAACAAGATACACTGCAAGTCTAGATTTACTATATACCTACTAATTCACACAGCTGACGGTTTAGTATATAATTCTTGGAATCTTGGTATGATGGTATCTAAAAAATTATGCACATTGAAGACATGTAATTTGTCTAGAAACATCGTAAACCCATAATGTATGCGACAATGAACTAAGCCATTCTGAACATACAAAAATTTTATAATATATGCACTCCTGGCATTACTAATAGAATGAGGTCCTCATTGGCACCATTTATCTCAAGTGAGCAGTGAAGGTCAACCTTGCATAATTACCATAGCTGATGATTTAACATAATTTTGTATTAATGTATGGAGACAATGAAAACACGTTTTTAAGATATACAGAAGTTCCACTATGCTAAAGTTTGTATCATGCTTAAAGATTAGAACATATGCGTTGATATGTAGCCTGATTTTGTGATTAGTTCTCAACTCCTCAAGCTCAAATTTACATGTAGTAAGATCAAAATTGAGAACAATGCATTAAATACACTTACTCTCAATGTTGCTTTCGCAGATACTTTCTGACCAAATGAGATATGATTAACTTTAGGCTGCTGTAATTTCAAACCTAGAAAACAGGAAGAAATTAGGAAACATTATTTAACAATACATAGTGTAAACATTGCTATGTAAAAGAGGATCATCAAGGCCAAAATTCAGAAGGCATGTGCTGATTTGCAGACCTCAGAATCCGAGATCAAATGTTTCCTATCAAAGTGTATCTTAGGTACCTAAACATGCATGGATGTGCCACCTCGGTCCCTAAACCAAGTAACCCTTAATTAAGAGTTAGGGCCTTTTTGCCCCACTTGTACATGTCCATGGACCTAAATGTACAATTCTCAAGTTTATAGACATGTGCATTTTACTCCACATGAACTCAATGACCATCTCAAAACAAGCAAAAGTGTGGTAATGCTATCtgatcgtccgattaatcgcgattaatcgtcctTATCGGTACCTAGCACTTGATTAGGCTCTTCGATTTGATCAGAGCGATCAGAAACCTGATCGTCCGATCAATCGTCGATTACTCGCGATTAATCGTCCGATTAGGTCTCTTGGCCGATCAGCACTAAATAGGCAGATGGGCTGCTTCAGCTTACTGGGCTATATTTGTTTGGGCCAGACCCATTAGGGTTTCTCTTATATACCTCTCCCCTACTCTCTCACCTCCTCAGTCCTCACTCCCAGTCTCCAGCCGTTGGTTGCACTTGCTGTGTGTGCAGCTGCTGAGCTGCATCTCTCCCCCTCCATCCTcgctccttcctccctcctccctcctccctcccttccaGTTCCAATCCAAGCAGCCCGTCCGTGCATCTTCCCTGCTGCGTGCTGCTTCCTCGTCCCTCCTGCAGTCCTGCTGCTTCCTCCTCCCTCCTGCTGCAGGGCCGCCGATTCTCTTCCCACCTGAGAAGACTTGGATATATACCATGCATATATGATATATAGTCCTGCTATATACAGGACGATTATATGGGCGATTAGAGATCGATTAATCGTCCTGGTCGTCCTGATCGGTACCAGGGCGATTAGCGATGATTAGCCGATTTAAAAACATTGTTCTAAAAAGATTATTTACACATGAACTTAACGATCATCATCTCATAAAAAAGGAATGTGCTATCACAGATTATCCACGACACATCTGAATAGACTCTGCATTTGATTCATCAGTTTTCGTGGCTAAGGTAGAGAGCAAAGGGCAAGACTTATAGGAACTAGGATACCAGTCAAATTAAAATGCTTCATATACTACACCAGATACTGACACCAGCACTACTTTCTTTGGGTTCCAATGCATTTATAAGGCAGCAAAGGATAAGTTAATAAACCAATAAGAAATTAAGAGCAATGCAATATTACAAAGTAGCAGATCATGAAGCTTTTTGAATGTGGCTACCTATACTAACAACGAGACAGGGGAGAGAACAAATGTTCAGAGCATGGTTTTTAGGGTGACAAGGCGAGAGACCTCCTTCCAGTCGTCTAGGCAAATAAGGCGCTTGCCTAGGAGATGCCATACAAACATCTAATTCCACTAAAAGCTCACAAGAAATAAAACCTTAATGTTCCCAACTCTTAGAATGAATACCATACTAGTAGCATATAAAACAGAGTAATTAGCATATAATATCACACAACCAATGTACCACTGTACTAAGCAATGCAATATTACAAAGTAGCAGATCATGAAGCTTTTTGAATGTGGCTACCTATACTAACAACGAGACAGGGGAGAGAACAAATGTTCAGAGCATGGTTTTAGGGTGACAAGGCGAGAGACCTCCTTCCAGTCGTCTAGGCAAATAAGGCGCTTGCCTAGGAGATGCCATACAAACATCTAATTCCACTAAAAGCTCACAAGAAATAAAACCTTAATGTTCCCAACTCTTAGAATGAATACCATACTAGTAGCATATAAAACAGAGCAATTAGCATATAATAAAACAAAGCACAAGCACTAAAGCACTACCATTCTCCTTTCAGGCTCATATAAGCAGACAACTAGCAGGCAAACATCTTATATCTTCTTTAAGAAGCAAAGCATAGGGAGAGCAAGAGGAGCAAAGGCACACATGATTCAATCTGGGCCTGGAGGGAAGGCAGGGCGAAGCTACGAGCCAGCAAAGAGCAGGGTGCAGCTTGTGGTGAGAGGGGAGGCAGGGCAGAGCAATTGTCCACTAATCCTCGCCCTGGGTCCTGGCGGCCGGCGCAAATGCGCAGCCAGAATCAAAGCATGGAGGCGCACAGCTAGAACCAGCATGGCAACGCATCGCATGGGAATCAATGTGTCTCACGGGGATGCGTCGACAGGGACTTGCCTTGAGCACACAGGGAAGAAGCAGAAGGCAGCAGGAACTTTGgtctctccctctctttctcttgcttCCCTATACCTTTTCTCTCCCTATCCCTCTCTTCCTGTGCGGAAGGCAGGATGTACTGCATGTGAGTTATTTTCTTCCCGCATGGCGCAGGGCCGCTCCTTTCTCGCATGTGCGATTGTCTTTCGCGAATAAGGTGACTGCCCGCAGCCTCCTTGCCAATGCCCAGACGCCTAAACAAGAAAGGCGGACGCCTAGTACGACAAGGCAGATACCATACGTGTGCATAGTTAGTATGGACGCCTAGCTGTCGCCTAGGCGTCACCTTTAAAAGTTAAAACCATGGTTCAGAGACATCTAATACTTTTGACACAGCCTTGGAAAACATCAGGTTGAGTGGCGAACTTTTGGTAGAGGTTTATTGATCTCATGATCTATTCTGCTTCTAGATGTATACTGACAAATCTACTTGTCTTCACCTGCCAAAACTTTGTTATTACGTTTCTGGTTCAGCTAATCTTTTAATTTCCAATTGTAGATCAAAATCCACAACCTCTTGATGTATCATGACAAACAGACAAAACTCAGAATATaacaatgaaaaaaatacaaaaccatAGGGAACCCTGAATCCAATAATTACCTCCAAATCTCCTAGTTGAAGTGCCATAGATTGCAGCTCCTGG is from Miscanthus floridulus cultivar M001 chromosome 7, ASM1932011v1, whole genome shotgun sequence and encodes:
- the LOC136466990 gene encoding protein FERTILITY RESTORER RF2, mitochondrial-like produces the protein MSQLGTCSLPGAAIYGTSTRRFGGLKLQQPKVNHISFGQKVSAKATLRIVRCNATQTQSVQKKSSSATMQRDKKGKVQGPKLDDGSGGFPPFRFGKGGGGGGGGGGGSNYFGGFLLFSCVLLLDYLKEFEKYLLAQRHRAGDDGGNGLLQA